The proteins below are encoded in one region of Bremerella sp. P1:
- a CDS encoding DUF1559 family PulG-like putative transporter: protein MFLCFTVSGCGGCGGDSPSSKLARFNLSRGGDDEEEKKPATPAKKPAPAEKKPTAKPTATEKPAETKPASAKPAPESKPVEKPATKPTPKPSAEPAAPMTPEATPAVATITPTESTGDQIAGARDRFAILEGFKLQPVHGDRAQTKARSRAVLHLLGQALAQKIADDQTIPAASPADAKGRQLLSWRVHLLPYLGYTDLYNKFNLEEPWDSPHNIKLAAEKPYAFMTPDTPDDRTNFVFVTGPTCAANGRRATPVSSLIPRGLHNSVVLVEVADPASRVVWTKPEDLPFDPADPAKGITGWPDSRFFAVTGDGVVHEFPVISEDHLNRLFVVSNPISLSEVASIAPQPQNQDALANGSQPSTSMTSAEPLADPLSRNDLDPSKLPLPSRAEIDNATVELRRLFQNEARNADQDKKKEEIAEKLLQHAEYLQDDPAKQCAALQISYRFAILAKNPVLLKDAFDKLQERFQVDSFSSDLYTVRFGAEHLVKIPAHELPEFRELAKSILERARDEDNYEAMEELIQIGTRYAASQNDQKRIAELEAFNAGLKAARKDYDAIQARFLSLHVPSLDEEGNLMVGKYWCVHRNNWEKGFEFLLHSNDDRFEYLAELERTSTIDPRIQFRIAEGWWDIGISSPPGAERNKFLGRAAQWYKKADDNMKDSIEKVTSQQRLQEFTRLTGVKDIPSLK from the coding sequence GTGTTTCTGTGCTTTACCGTATCCGGCTGCGGCGGTTGCGGGGGTGATTCGCCATCGAGCAAGCTCGCCAGATTCAATCTGTCTCGGGGAGGTGACGACGAAGAAGAGAAGAAACCGGCAACTCCGGCGAAGAAGCCAGCTCCTGCCGAGAAAAAGCCGACGGCCAAGCCAACTGCGACCGAGAAACCTGCTGAGACTAAACCGGCATCGGCAAAACCGGCTCCGGAAAGCAAACCAGTCGAAAAGCCTGCCACAAAGCCAACCCCAAAGCCATCGGCTGAGCCCGCTGCTCCGATGACGCCAGAGGCTACTCCTGCCGTGGCTACAATCACTCCTACGGAGTCTACCGGAGATCAAATCGCTGGTGCGCGCGATCGCTTCGCGATCCTGGAAGGCTTTAAGCTTCAACCGGTTCATGGTGATCGTGCACAGACGAAAGCTCGTTCGCGGGCCGTGCTACACCTGCTCGGCCAGGCTTTGGCCCAGAAGATTGCCGACGACCAAACGATTCCCGCTGCGTCCCCAGCCGACGCGAAAGGACGTCAACTCTTAAGTTGGCGAGTGCACTTGCTTCCCTATCTCGGATACACCGACCTCTACAATAAGTTCAACCTTGAAGAGCCATGGGACAGTCCGCACAACATTAAGCTCGCGGCAGAAAAGCCATACGCATTTATGACGCCTGACACGCCGGACGACCGTACGAATTTTGTATTTGTGACCGGACCTACGTGTGCCGCAAATGGGCGTCGAGCGACTCCGGTTAGTTCGCTCATTCCGCGCGGTCTCCACAATTCGGTTGTTCTGGTAGAAGTCGCCGATCCGGCCAGTCGCGTCGTTTGGACCAAACCCGAAGATTTGCCGTTTGATCCTGCGGACCCTGCCAAGGGAATTACCGGCTGGCCCGATAGTCGATTCTTCGCGGTCACGGGGGATGGCGTCGTTCATGAGTTTCCCGTGATCAGTGAAGACCACCTCAATCGCCTTTTTGTGGTCAGCAACCCGATCAGCTTGAGTGAAGTCGCTTCGATTGCCCCCCAACCTCAGAACCAAGACGCTCTCGCAAATGGTTCTCAGCCGTCCACTTCGATGACGTCCGCCGAGCCCCTTGCGGATCCCCTGTCACGAAACGATTTAGACCCGTCGAAGCTGCCGCTTCCATCACGAGCGGAAATTGACAACGCGACGGTCGAACTGCGACGCCTGTTCCAAAACGAAGCACGCAATGCCGATCAAGACAAGAAGAAAGAAGAGATCGCCGAAAAGCTTCTGCAACACGCAGAGTACCTGCAGGACGATCCCGCCAAGCAGTGCGCGGCACTGCAGATTTCCTATCGCTTTGCCATCCTGGCCAAGAACCCAGTTTTGCTGAAAGACGCGTTTGACAAGCTGCAAGAGCGGTTCCAAGTCGACAGCTTCAGCTCGGACTTGTACACCGTACGCTTCGGAGCCGAACATCTAGTAAAGATTCCAGCCCACGAGCTTCCCGAGTTCCGCGAACTTGCCAAATCGATCCTGGAACGTGCGCGAGACGAAGACAACTACGAAGCGATGGAAGAACTGATACAGATAGGTACCCGTTACGCGGCCAGTCAGAACGACCAGAAACGCATCGCTGAGTTGGAAGCCTTTAATGCGGGACTCAAAGCGGCACGCAAAGATTACGATGCCATTCAAGCACGCTTCCTGTCGCTTCATGTTCCTTCGCTTGACGAAGAAGGAAACCTGATGGTCGGCAAGTATTGGTGCGTTCATCGCAACAACTGGGAAAAGGGCTTCGAGTTTCTGCTGCACAGCAATGACGATCGCTTTGAGTACCTCGCAGAGCTTGAACGCACATCGACGATCGATCCTCGCATTCAATTCCGGATCGCCGAAGGCTGGTGGGACATCGGTATCTCCAGCCCCCCAGGTGCGGAGCGTAATAAGTTCCTGGGACGTGCGGCCCAGTGGTACAAGAAGGCAGACGACAACATGAAAGACTCGATCGAAAAGGTCACGTCTCAGCAGCGTCTGCAAGAGTTCACACGGCTGACCGGTGTTAAGGACATTCCATCCCTGAAATAG
- a CDS encoding fluoride efflux transporter FluC, with protein sequence MTKVILILTIAGFGALGALGRVYVGSFIQGFSPEFDAVRFPIGTLTVNVLGCLVFGFLGYLGHHHEVLPAFWRTVLLSGFLGSFTTFSTFGFETVLLYQDAPYGKIYLAAANVLLNVTLGVGAILLGLQLGRFWTGN encoded by the coding sequence ATGACCAAAGTAATCCTCATTCTGACTATCGCCGGGTTCGGAGCACTGGGTGCACTGGGCCGCGTCTACGTAGGCTCGTTCATCCAAGGGTTTTCTCCTGAGTTCGATGCGGTGAGATTTCCGATCGGCACGCTCACGGTGAACGTGCTCGGGTGCCTGGTGTTTGGCTTTCTGGGGTACCTGGGGCATCACCACGAAGTGCTCCCGGCGTTTTGGCGCACGGTACTTCTCTCGGGCTTCCTGGGTTCTTTCACTACGTTCTCGACGTTTGGCTTTGAGACCGTACTGCTTTACCAAGATGCACCGTACGGCAAGATTTACCTGGCAGCCGCCAATGTTCTTCTAAACGTCACCTTAGGGGTTGGTGCCATCTTGCTGGGGCTTCAACTGGGACGATTTTGGACCGGAAACTAA
- a CDS encoding phosphoglycerate kinase, whose translation MAKLSIADVDVSGKKVLMRVDFNVPLDGGKITDDRRIEMALPSIKSVVDRGGQLILMSHLGRPTPGEDNSAYSLKPAAVRLGELLSKDVAFASDTVGEDAAAKVAALTDGGVVVLENLRFEKGEKKGDAEFAGKLAAFADIYCNDAFGTCHRTDASMLAVPEAMGDKPKVVGFLVEKEITYLSDAIGNPKRPFVAILGGAKVSDKIMVIKNLLGICDKVLIGGAMAYTFSLAEGGKVGKSLVEKDKVELAKELIAAGGDKLVLPVDTHCGDDFSGDCNKMVVKSGEIPDDYEGLDVGPETAKLYAELVKDAQTVVWNGPMGVFEMPPFDAGTKAVADAIAESDAISIIGGGDSAAAIGQFGLDDKVTHVSTGGGASLSMLEGQAFKAVDALDDK comes from the coding sequence ATGGCAAAGCTATCGATCGCCGACGTAGACGTTAGTGGCAAGAAAGTCTTGATGCGGGTCGACTTTAATGTCCCGCTCGACGGTGGCAAGATCACGGACGATCGTCGCATCGAAATGGCCCTTCCTTCGATCAAATCGGTCGTCGATCGTGGCGGCCAGCTGATCCTGATGAGCCACCTTGGCCGTCCCACACCTGGCGAAGACAACTCGGCCTACAGCCTGAAGCCAGCTGCGGTTCGTTTGGGTGAACTGCTGAGCAAAGACGTTGCATTCGCTTCCGACACGGTCGGTGAAGATGCCGCTGCCAAGGTCGCCGCACTGACCGATGGCGGTGTCGTGGTGCTGGAAAACCTTCGCTTTGAAAAGGGCGAAAAGAAGGGTGACGCCGAGTTCGCTGGCAAGCTGGCCGCATTCGCCGACATCTACTGCAACGACGCATTTGGTACCTGTCACCGTACCGACGCTTCAATGCTCGCCGTTCCCGAAGCCATGGGCGACAAGCCAAAGGTTGTCGGTTTCCTGGTCGAAAAGGAAATCACCTACCTTTCCGATGCCATCGGCAACCCCAAGCGTCCTTTCGTCGCCATCCTGGGTGGTGCCAAAGTTTCCGACAAGATCATGGTCATCAAGAACCTGCTGGGCATCTGCGACAAGGTGCTGATCGGCGGGGCCATGGCCTACACGTTCTCGCTCGCTGAAGGCGGCAAGGTCGGCAAGAGCCTGGTCGAAAAGGATAAGGTTGAGTTGGCCAAGGAACTGATCGCCGCTGGTGGCGATAAGTTGGTTCTGCCCGTCGACACGCACTGCGGCGACGACTTCAGTGGTGACTGCAATAAGATGGTCGTTAAGTCGGGCGAAATTCCGGACGACTACGAAGGTCTCGATGTCGGTCCAGAAACCGCCAAGCTATACGCTGAACTGGTGAAGGATGCTCAAACAGTTGTTTGGAACGGCCCGATGGGCGTGTTCGAGATGCCTCCATTCGATGCCGGTACCAAGGCCGTTGCCGATGCAATTGCCGAATCGGACGCCATCAGCATCATCGGTGGTGGTGATAGTGCCGCAGCGATTGGCCAGTTTGGTCTGGACGACAAGGTGACCCACGTTTCGACCGGTGGCGGTGCCAGCCTGTCGATGCTGGAAGGTCAAGCTTTCAAGGCCGTCGACGCCCTCGACGACAAATAA
- a CDS encoding heavy metal translocating P-type ATPase yields MTHHPQEDTTDGSISVSLQVAELDCAEEVRILKDGLAEKPGIEKLDFDVMRGRMDVHYDAQQWNVKRLLEAVSSLGMTAQEVVETPNTASPEGPVRQNINRERALVRSGAFLLVAVVIQIWDSGGIAALFGHGDGAHTISVLAILLYLISTGLGIRWIFPKAVKSVLRFSADMNLLMTVAVIGAIILGDFFEAAMVTFLFTLSEVLEQRSVTKARRSIQSLMSLAPDLARVKTKEGIEEVATDEIDDGQICLVRPGERIPLDGTIVQGVSAIDQAPITGESVPVEKEPGDPIYAGTINGSGSIEFRVEGTSGSTLLNRIVRLIDQAYQRRAPSEQWVDQFARYYTPTMMLLAVAVMVIPPTFIGWSVESATNWFYNGLVLLVIACPCALVISTPVSIVSALTAAARNGVLVKGGLSLETLANVKAVVLDKTGTLTTGMPTVTKVECLGDMTEDQALALAVGLQNHSTHPIAKAILNYADQHDVTPADVVSVEEIPGRGISGQVDGQQIWLGSTRLADEQGTLVAGIEDGAANTGANVIVLGQANQILATFQLQDQLRDTAAHAVESLHRLGVAQVELISGDRTNVVQDVAEKVGVDAWKAEQLPEDKIDAVTRLRHEYKLVAMVGDGINDGPALAAADVGIAMGAMGSDTAIETADVALMSDEIEKLPWLIGHGRKTLSLIRQNIFAALAIKVIFIILTMIGYSNLWLAILADTGVSLAVIANSLRLLRTKTS; encoded by the coding sequence ATGACACACCACCCCCAGGAAGACACAACTGACGGCAGCATTTCGGTCAGCCTTCAGGTTGCCGAACTCGATTGCGCGGAAGAAGTTCGGATCCTCAAGGATGGCCTGGCAGAAAAACCGGGCATCGAGAAACTCGACTTCGACGTCATGCGGGGACGGATGGATGTCCATTACGACGCCCAGCAGTGGAACGTCAAACGCTTGCTGGAGGCCGTCAGTTCGCTGGGCATGACCGCTCAGGAAGTGGTCGAGACACCCAATACGGCTTCTCCGGAAGGGCCTGTCCGCCAGAACATCAATCGCGAACGAGCGTTGGTCCGCAGCGGTGCGTTTCTGTTGGTCGCGGTCGTGATCCAGATCTGGGACTCCGGCGGAATCGCCGCACTCTTTGGTCACGGTGATGGCGCCCATACCATTTCGGTGTTGGCGATCCTGCTTTATCTGATTTCGACCGGACTGGGAATCCGCTGGATCTTTCCCAAAGCGGTCAAATCGGTCCTGCGGTTCTCGGCCGACATGAACCTATTGATGACGGTCGCCGTGATCGGGGCGATCATCCTGGGGGACTTTTTCGAAGCGGCAATGGTCACCTTTTTATTCACGCTGTCGGAAGTTCTCGAACAGCGTAGCGTGACCAAGGCTCGTCGTTCGATCCAATCGCTGATGTCGCTGGCCCCCGATTTGGCACGTGTCAAAACGAAAGAGGGGATCGAAGAAGTCGCGACCGACGAGATTGATGACGGCCAGATTTGTCTCGTTCGACCAGGGGAACGCATTCCCTTGGACGGCACCATCGTGCAAGGCGTGTCCGCGATCGACCAGGCCCCGATTACCGGCGAGTCGGTTCCGGTCGAAAAGGAACCTGGCGATCCCATTTACGCTGGTACGATCAACGGAAGCGGTAGCATCGAGTTCCGTGTCGAAGGCACTTCTGGTTCAACGCTGCTCAACCGAATCGTACGGCTAATCGATCAGGCCTATCAGCGACGTGCCCCTAGCGAACAGTGGGTCGACCAGTTTGCTCGCTATTACACGCCGACCATGATGCTGCTGGCAGTTGCCGTGATGGTGATTCCCCCGACATTCATCGGATGGTCCGTCGAGTCCGCGACTAACTGGTTCTACAACGGACTCGTCCTTCTGGTCATTGCTTGCCCTTGTGCGCTGGTGATTTCGACGCCGGTCAGTATTGTCTCCGCGCTAACGGCGGCGGCACGCAATGGAGTGCTGGTCAAAGGGGGCCTTTCGCTCGAGACGTTGGCCAATGTCAAAGCGGTGGTGCTCGACAAGACTGGCACCCTGACCACCGGCATGCCGACCGTCACAAAGGTGGAGTGCTTGGGAGACATGACGGAAGATCAAGCACTGGCTTTGGCTGTCGGTTTGCAGAACCATAGCACGCACCCAATCGCCAAAGCCATTCTGAACTATGCGGATCAACACGATGTGACCCCAGCCGATGTCGTCAGTGTCGAAGAAATCCCCGGGCGCGGCATTTCCGGGCAAGTCGACGGTCAGCAAATTTGGCTGGGGAGTACGCGCCTGGCAGATGAGCAAGGCACCCTAGTCGCCGGCATCGAAGACGGGGCGGCCAATACAGGAGCCAACGTCATCGTCCTGGGTCAAGCCAATCAGATCCTGGCGACGTTCCAGCTACAAGATCAGTTACGCGATACGGCTGCCCATGCGGTCGAGTCGCTGCATCGGCTTGGCGTCGCCCAGGTCGAGCTGATTTCCGGTGATCGCACCAACGTTGTCCAAGACGTGGCGGAAAAAGTCGGGGTCGATGCCTGGAAGGCAGAGCAACTGCCGGAGGACAAGATCGACGCCGTCACGCGTCTGCGTCACGAGTACAAGCTGGTCGCCATGGTCGGCGATGGTATCAACGATGGCCCCGCCTTGGCGGCAGCCGACGTGGGAATCGCCATGGGAGCGATGGGTAGCGATACGGCAATTGAAACGGCCGATGTCGCGCTGATGTCTGACGAGATCGAAAAGCTCCCCTGGTTGATCGGTCATGGCCGCAAAACGCTGAGTCTGATCCGGCAAAATATCTTCGCAGCCCTGGCGATCAAGGTGATCTTCATCATTCTGACGATGATCGGGTACTCCAATTTATGGCTGGCCATTCTGGCCGACACAGGCGTTTCGCTGGCCGTGATTGCCAATAGCCTGCGATTACTGCGGACGAAAACGTCGTAA